The sequence below is a genomic window from Paenibacillus sp. DCT19.
GCAAGCTTCATCCGATGCCGGCAGGACTCGTTCTGGGTATTCCAACGGAGCTTAGACCTTTTCTGCGGAGTGGTCTGGTATCCCCTGCAGGTAAACTGCGTGCGTTAATGGATTTCTTCATTCCTCCCAAACGTACAACAGAAGATGAGTCATTAGGCTATATGATTGAACGACGTCTAGGCACAGAGGTTCTTGAAAATTTAACAGAACCATTACTTGCAGGCATTTATGCAGGGGATATGCGCCGATTAAGTCTACAGGCTACTTTTCCTCAATTCGGAGAGGTTGAGAGGGACTATGGCAGCCTGATTCGAGGTATGATGACAGGTCGTAAGCCTGCAGAAACTCACACAGGCACGAAAAAAAGTGCTTTCCTTAATTTCCGTCAAGGCCTTCAAAGCCTGGTTCATGCACTTGTACATGATCTACAGGATGTCGAGCAACTGATGAATACTTCAGTACAAGCATTGAATGTTCAGGCTGGAAACGACGCTAGATATACGGTGCAATTGGACAATGGTAAGAGCCTTGATGCGGATGAGGTTGTAATTACAGTGCCTACGTATGTAGCATCATCGTTACTGCAACCCCATGTGGATACGGCAGCACTTGATGCGATCAATTATGTATCTGTAGCCAATGTGGTACTTGCCTTTGAGAAAAAGGATGTAGAGCACGTATTCGATGGTTCGGGTTTCCTCGTTCCGCGTAAGGAAGGCCGCAACATCACTGCCTGCACATGGACATCAACAAAGTGGCTGCATACTAGCCCAGATGATAAAGTGTTGCTGCGCTGTTATGTTGGCCGTTCCGGGGATGAGCAAAATGTGGAGCTTCCGGATGATGCACTCACTGAATTGGTGATGAAGGATCTTCGAGAGACAATGGGCATTGAAGCCACGCCGATTTTTGCTGAGATCACTCGACTTCGTAAATCGATGCCACAATATCCGGTAGGTCACTTAGAGCATATCTCTGCATTGCGTGAAGAGCTTGGCAAACAGTTGCCTGGTGTTTATATCGCGGGTGCGGGTTATGAAGGTGTGGGGTTACCTGACTGCATCAGACAGGCAAAAGAAATGTCGATGCTAGCGGTACAGCAACTTGCCGCGAATTAACAGAGATTGAATGTTCGAAAGAAACTCTTTTGAACCATCTCATAAAGAGCTGTCTTGAGCGTAGATTTTCTACAGGAAAGACAGCTTTTTTTATACCATTCCATACCATGGCTGGTATAATGGTTAAGATTGCTGTATAGAAGAGGAGTTGCCTATGTATCCGCCAAGATCTCAACGAAGTGAAGTAAAGAAAAAAACGAGACGTACTCGCAAACGGATCGTTTGGGTCATTAATTTGTTGCTGATAGTTATGATCGGACTTGTATGCTT
It includes:
- the hemY gene encoding protoporphyrinogen oxidase, with the protein product MEDKKRRVVVVGGGLTGLSAAFYIRKHYREAGFEPVITLVEKSSSMGGMIETLHRDGFVIEKGPDSFLARKTAMIDLAKELEMDHELVSQNPESKKTYIMQRGKLHPMPAGLVLGIPTELRPFLRSGLVSPAGKLRALMDFFIPPKRTTEDESLGYMIERRLGTEVLENLTEPLLAGIYAGDMRRLSLQATFPQFGEVERDYGSLIRGMMTGRKPAETHTGTKKSAFLNFRQGLQSLVHALVHDLQDVEQLMNTSVQALNVQAGNDARYTVQLDNGKSLDADEVVITVPTYVASSLLQPHVDTAALDAINYVSVANVVLAFEKKDVEHVFDGSGFLVPRKEGRNITACTWTSTKWLHTSPDDKVLLRCYVGRSGDEQNVELPDDALTELVMKDLRETMGIEATPIFAEITRLRKSMPQYPVGHLEHISALREELGKQLPGVYIAGAGYEGVGLPDCIRQAKEMSMLAVQQLAAN